A genomic window from Methanobacterium sp. BRmetb2 includes:
- the mobB gene encoding molybdopterin-guanine dinucleotide biosynthesis protein B, which produces MKIIGVVGSQNTGKTSLSTRIIQELVKRGYKVGSIKHSHHTMDMDKKGKDTWKHHQAGSEIVIGSGKNTFMTLDEELDLDNLLFIIKSIKNPDYVVVEGYKQYPYANISTSDFKDDYTIKNVDSFNLSDKDVSNMVDLVEKQSFGILQNLDYKKYYFKTWQDLASAITKGNATDIPHESEDVVLCVDDKIIPLNEFVQIFLENGVRGMIESLKTEEFGASDLGKIQILIQNKNKK; this is translated from the coding sequence ATGAAGATAATAGGTGTAGTAGGGAGTCAAAATACGGGAAAAACATCTTTAAGTACGCGCATAATTCAAGAACTTGTAAAAAGAGGATACAAAGTTGGATCTATAAAACACAGCCACCATACAATGGATATGGATAAAAAAGGTAAAGATACCTGGAAACACCACCAGGCAGGTTCTGAGATAGTTATTGGTTCTGGGAAAAATACATTTATGACTCTAGATGAGGAACTGGATCTGGATAATCTCCTTTTTATCATTAAATCCATTAAAAATCCGGATTACGTGGTGGTGGAAGGTTATAAACAGTACCCTTACGCCAATATTTCCACCTCTGATTTTAAAGATGATTACACCATAAAGAATGTGGATTCTTTCAATCTCAGTGATAAAGATGTTTCTAATATGGTAGATTTAGTTGAAAAACAGAGCTTCGGCATCCTGCAGAATCTTGATTACAAAAAATACTATTTTAAAACCTGGCAGGACTTAGCCAGTGCAATTACTAAAGGTAATGCAACAGATATTCCCCATGAATCAGAAGACGTAGTTCTATGTGTAGATGATAAAATTATCCCCCTGAACGAATTTGTACAGATATTTCTTGAAAATGGTGTGCGAGGTATGATAGAATCACTTAAAACCGAAGAATTCGGGGCTTCAGATCTTGGAAAGATACAAATACTGATTCAAAATAAGAATAAAAAATGA